Proteins encoded in a region of the Pseudomonadales bacterium genome:
- a CDS encoding type I secretion system permease/ATPase → MKDAAEERRSKAPDSGLLCLVALCRFHQIPVDVAQLAREYRHGNQSLNDVDIQRAAKAIGLHCRHVVPDKKHGKQFPRESLLPAIAKRVDGSYVVLARHGNQQVLIHDIRCAQPEVLDEAVFLTQWSGELLLLARRSSLSENFHRHFNLSWFIPVLMKYRRLFAEVIIASFFLQVFALATPLFFQVVMDKVLVHNGLSTLDVLAVGFFAVVVFETLLSGLRTYLFSHTTNRVDVELGSALYKHLLRLPLAYFQTRAVGQSVARVRELDSIRNFITGSALTLCVDLLFAFVFLAVMLYYSMSLSVVVLLTIPLYVLLSVISAPILKTRVEDKFKYSAANQSFLVESISGAETVKSLALEPMMQRQWEEHLANGVASGFRAQHLNNIASQAASFINKLMTLGILWWGAQQVMQGALSVGQLIAFNMLASRISGPILKLVQLAQDVQQAKISLQRLGDILNTPSETHFNPQRSVLPSLKGEIRFERVRFRYQQDRALALEDLSLHIKAGEIVGIVGSSGSGKSTLTKLLQRLYVPEAGKVLVDGVDLATVDTAWLRSKIGVVLQNSFLFNKTIRENIAVTQPSATMEAVVRAAQLAGAHAFISALPQGYDAMVEEQGSNLSGGQKQRIAIARALLQQPRILIFDEATSALDVESERTIQANMAAICRGRTVFVIAHRLSTVQGCDRIVVMEQGKIVEQGSHAILLNKNGRYAQMYRYQNEVIPLRQTENTALNSARCA, encoded by the coding sequence ATGAAAGATGCTGCAGAGGAGAGGCGCTCAAAAGCGCCCGACAGCGGCTTGCTGTGTTTGGTGGCGCTGTGTCGCTTCCATCAAATACCCGTGGATGTTGCGCAGTTGGCGCGCGAGTATCGCCACGGCAATCAATCATTAAATGATGTTGATATACAGCGCGCGGCCAAAGCCATTGGTTTGCATTGTCGTCATGTCGTGCCGGACAAAAAACACGGCAAACAGTTCCCGAGAGAGTCGCTACTGCCAGCCATCGCCAAACGCGTTGACGGCAGTTATGTCGTGTTGGCGCGACACGGCAATCAACAAGTGCTGATCCACGATATTCGATGTGCACAACCCGAAGTATTGGATGAGGCTGTATTCCTCACGCAATGGTCGGGTGAATTATTGTTATTGGCGCGTCGCAGCTCACTGAGCGAAAACTTCCATCGCCATTTTAATCTGAGCTGGTTTATTCCGGTGTTGATGAAATATCGGCGCTTGTTTGCTGAAGTCATTATCGCCAGCTTCTTTTTGCAAGTGTTTGCTTTGGCAACGCCGCTGTTTTTTCAAGTGGTGATGGATAAGGTCTTGGTACACAACGGGTTGTCGACGCTGGATGTGTTGGCCGTAGGATTTTTTGCGGTTGTTGTATTTGAAACGCTGTTGAGTGGATTGCGCACTTATCTTTTTTCGCACACCACCAATCGCGTGGATGTGGAATTAGGCAGTGCCTTGTACAAGCATTTACTGCGTTTGCCCTTGGCCTATTTTCAAACGCGCGCAGTGGGGCAAAGTGTGGCGCGCGTGCGTGAGTTGGACAGCATCCGCAATTTCATTACTGGCTCTGCGCTGACGCTATGTGTCGATTTATTGTTCGCCTTCGTGTTCCTTGCCGTAATGTTGTATTACAGCATGTCACTGAGTGTGGTTGTGTTGCTGACGATACCGCTTTATGTGTTGTTGTCGGTGATCAGCGCGCCGATACTGAAAACACGCGTGGAAGACAAATTCAAATACAGTGCCGCCAACCAAAGTTTTTTGGTGGAATCGATTAGCGGTGCTGAGACTGTAAAAAGTTTGGCACTGGAGCCGATGATGCAACGCCAGTGGGAAGAACACTTAGCGAATGGTGTGGCGAGCGGTTTTCGTGCGCAGCATCTGAACAATATCGCTTCGCAAGCAGCTTCTTTTATCAATAAATTGATGACGCTAGGCATACTGTGGTGGGGCGCGCAACAAGTGATGCAGGGCGCGCTCAGTGTTGGGCAATTGATTGCTTTCAATATGCTCGCCAGCAGAATCAGCGGCCCGATTTTGAAATTGGTGCAATTGGCGCAAGATGTGCAGCAGGCAAAAATTTCTTTGCAGCGTTTGGGCGATATTCTCAACACGCCAAGCGAAACACATTTCAATCCGCAGCGCAGTGTGCTGCCATCACTAAAAGGCGAGATTCGCTTTGAGCGTGTGCGCTTTCGCTATCAACAAGATCGCGCACTGGCATTGGAAGATTTATCACTGCACATTAAAGCGGGTGAAATTGTCGGCATAGTTGGTTCGTCGGGTTCGGGTAAAAGTACGCTGACAAAATTATTGCAACGCTTGTATGTACCGGAAGCAGGCAAAGTGTTGGTCGATGGCGTTGATCTCGCCACTGTCGATACCGCGTGGTTGCGCAGCAAAATCGGCGTGGTGCTGCAGAACAGTTTTTTATTTAACAAAACTATTCGCGAAAACATTGCGGTGACGCAGCCGTCTGCGACGATGGAGGCTGTGGTGCGCGCGGCGCAATTGGCGGGCGCGCACGCGTTTATCAGTGCATTGCCGCAGGGCTATGACGCGATGGTGGAGGAGCAGGGGAGTAATTTATCCGGCGGACAAAAACAGCGCATCGCCATTGCCAGAGCATTGTTGCAGCAGCCGCGCATTTTGATTTTTGACGAAGCCACCAGCGCGCTCGATGTGGAATCGGAACGCACCATTCAAGCGAATATGGCAGCGATTTGCCGTGGGCGCACCGTGTTTGTCATCGCGCATCGTTTATCAACCGTGCAGGGCTGCGATCGGATTGTGGTGATGGAGCAGGGAAAAATTGTCGAGCAGGGTTCGCATGCGATATTGCTCAATAAAAATGGTCGTTACGCGCAAATGTATCGCTATCAAAACGAAGTCATACCGCTGCGTCAAACAGAAAACACCGCGCTGAATAGTGCTCGCTGCGCATGA
- a CDS encoding HlyD family type I secretion periplasmic adaptor subunit — protein sequence MKFLWNKWQAAQRDNAFAAVQHEFLPALLEIQHTPPHPLARGLIFTVMALFIVTLLWSYFGKVDVVAVAEGKIIPSSRVQQIQPIAKGVVKAIYVHEGKFVAAGTKLIELDNTITDSERVRIANALQEQRAVLLREQILQAHLQGLVQGQQTSDDAQGLNAVQQSLLAQQWQQYLAQRAALQSQQENRRAEWQVNKALIKKLQATLPINTQRAEKYKALAERKLVAQDQYLALEETRITQQQDLAAAQVRDQQLAAALQEAVQNSDALTAKTRAENLVRLAEAQRTVDSSAQQLTQASDINSRQVLYAPVSGQVKDLAVNTVGGVVLEAQQLMVIVPQEAQLEVEAWLPNKDIGFVQVGDQAVFKVQTFPFTRYGTITAEVTHISQDAVQDEKTTREKGGLLYRMSLLMSRNTLLVDGREQPLMPGMQVTAEIITGKRRVIEVFSLAFAKASE from the coding sequence ATGAAGTTTTTGTGGAATAAATGGCAAGCAGCACAGCGCGATAATGCGTTTGCTGCGGTGCAGCACGAATTTTTGCCGGCGCTGTTAGAAATTCAGCACACGCCGCCGCATCCACTGGCGCGCGGATTAATCTTTACTGTGATGGCGCTGTTCATCGTTACGCTGCTGTGGTCTTACTTCGGCAAAGTGGATGTTGTTGCGGTGGCAGAGGGAAAAATAATTCCTTCATCGCGCGTGCAACAAATTCAGCCAATCGCAAAAGGTGTAGTGAAAGCAATTTATGTGCACGAAGGTAAGTTTGTTGCTGCGGGAACAAAATTGATTGAACTGGATAACACCATCACCGATTCAGAGCGCGTGCGCATCGCCAATGCTTTGCAAGAACAACGCGCCGTGTTATTGCGCGAGCAAATATTGCAAGCCCATTTACAAGGGCTGGTACAAGGGCAGCAAACTTCAGATGACGCACAAGGCTTAAACGCTGTGCAACAATCTTTGTTGGCACAGCAGTGGCAGCAATATCTAGCGCAGCGTGCGGCGTTGCAAAGCCAGCAAGAAAATCGTCGTGCTGAATGGCAAGTGAACAAGGCTTTAATCAAAAAATTGCAAGCGACACTGCCGATCAACACACAGCGCGCAGAAAAATACAAAGCCTTGGCTGAGCGAAAATTGGTAGCACAGGATCAATATCTCGCGCTGGAAGAAACGCGCATTACCCAGCAACAAGATTTAGCGGCAGCGCAGGTGCGTGATCAACAATTAGCGGCAGCCTTACAAGAAGCGGTGCAAAACAGCGATGCTTTAACCGCCAAAACACGCGCGGAAAATTTAGTGCGCTTGGCGGAAGCGCAGCGCACGGTGGATAGCAGTGCGCAGCAATTGACGCAGGCCAGCGATATCAACAGCAGGCAAGTGCTGTACGCGCCAGTGAGTGGGCAGGTGAAAGACCTCGCCGTTAACACCGTCGGCGGTGTGGTGCTAGAAGCGCAGCAGTTGATGGTAATTGTGCCGCAGGAAGCGCAGTTGGAAGTGGAGGCGTGGCTGCCCAACAAAGACATTGGTTTTGTGCAGGTTGGCGATCAAGCGGTTTTCAAAGTGCAGACTTTTCCTTTCACGCGTTACGGCACCATAACAGCGGAAGTAACGCATATTTCGCAAGATGCTGTGCAAGATGAAAAAACCACGCGCGAAAAAGGCGGCCTGCTGTATCGCATGAGCTTACTAATGTCGCGCAATACTTTACTGGTGGATGGACGCGAGCAGCCGCTGATGCCAGGCATGCAAGTTACAGCAGAAATTATTACCGGCAAACGCCGCGTGATTGAAGTATTTTCTCTCGCCTTTGCAAAAGCGAGTGAGTGA